In Leptospira congkakensis, the DNA window CAAGGATCGTAGTTCCGCCGCCAACATTCACAAACAGTTTAATTGGTTTTCCAACTGCCAACTCTTCGTATAGTTTCATCCGTTTTTCGATGGAATCATCAAAGTGAATGGGATCAAGGAGTTTGGTTTTGTTTCTTTCTAAAGCGCGGCCAAGAAGTTCTTTTCCTTCTTTTGAAATCCCCATAGCTTTGTCTTGGATGCCTCCAAGAGACGCATAACTCGACTTAAACGAAAAAATTCCAGACTCAACAAGTTCTCTTTCCATATCCAACCAAAGCATTTGTGGATGGTTAGCTCCAAATTGTGATGCAGAAGCACTAGAGATAATGATTGGTTTGAGTTTTAAAGTATCTAATGCTGCAAATAAACAAATATTGATCGCGGGAAAAGAACCTGATATTGCCACTGCGACTGTATCACCTTCTTCTAGTTTTGCTTTTTTTAAAAGCTGGATCATGATAGCAGCGAAGTTTGGATTAATGGATGTTTGTTTTGCGGAAAGAGAACCACTATTACTTGTAACGGGTGTTAGAAAGTCTCCAATGAGTCCAGAGTTTGTTGGATCTAATTCTTTATAATCTGGTTTTTTGTGTTTTAATAGTTCTGGTTTTAAAATTTGAAATCCACGTTCTGCTAATTTTGCTGCATGGAGTTTCTTTTTGAAATAAGATTGTTCTTTTTTTACCTTACAAGTTTCAATTAATAATAAACCTAAAACTCCGAGAACCGCTAAGAGAAATAATGCAATCCTGGAGTGTTTCCAAGGAGACCAATAAATTTTAGTCATCATAATGTTTCTAACTCTGTACCCAAAAGAAAAATAAGAAGTATTTTTACAAATATAGAAGCAAGTATGAGTACAGATGTTGTTTCTAATACACCTTGTCTTTCATACCAAATGGCAATGAGGCCAGGAATGATAAATCCAATCCCTCTTACTTCGGAAAGGTATGTGATATCTAAATCGGGAAGAACCTGGTAGTTTAACAAATATCCAAAAAAATAACCAAATAAGAGAATGAAGACAACTTTTCTTTTTCCAAAAATTAGTAAAAAATTAGACAATATTTCTACACAAAGATAAGAAAGGAAAGCAATCAAAAAGGTAAGAGCTATGTCTTTAGGATGATGAAAGGATAAAGCCAAATAACCTGGAACTACAAGTCCTGTTCCCAGAATACCAAACAGTTCTGAAAAAACCAAACTAACAACTAGGCTTAACCCTATAGATAGAGGAAGAATTTCATTCATTGGTTTGTTCCGACCTGTTTTTTAAGTATAAAGATAAGTCCATCCCTAGACCAACTATATTTCCAATTCCAAAAACCAAAGATTGTTTAGGAAGAATCGAAAGTAAAGATTCAAAAATTCCATCTAAACTTAAATGTTCCCAAACAAATATGGGAATGTCCTTTTGGGAATAAGTTTTTAAATATTTAAAAGCCAAGGAAGTTGATGATCCAATTAAAATGATTGCATCGTATCCTTCCCAATTGGCAAATTCCTTTGTTAGTTGGCGACTTCTTTCGGGTCTGTCCTCTCTTGTATGAAATAAAATGTATCTTTTGTTGTATTGAGGATATCTTTCGATAACAGATGACCAAATATATTTTGTGCTATTGGGATCATTCGCAGCCATCGCATTCACATATAAAAATTCTTTTCCAAAAAAATGGATGGGAGAGACAGAAAGAGCACCAGGATCTGGATTTACTTTCCACATGGATTCTAAAGCTTGATTACGATTTACTCCCAGTAATTTACAAACGGTGAGTGCAACATTTACATTTTCCTTATGTTCCCAATAAGAAAACTTACTCATTTCTTCATCAGTTATGTTTTGTAATGATTCATCTTTGGTTATGATGGCTTTCGAATTTCTATCCAAACAAACATCTAAAACTAAAGATTCAAATTCCGTGGCACCAGTAACTAGAGTTCCATTCACTGGGCAAGCAGATAGCAATGATTTTGCGACATCTAGTAAATTTGGTCCCATAACTTCCAGATGGTCTTCCCTTATATTGGTAATCACACCGATGTCTGATTTTAAAATTTGTCCTTCACTTGCCCATTGGTATCTCGGCTCTAAGGCCATACATTCCAATACAACAATTTCGGCTCCTTTTTGATTGGCCTTTTTTAGTATTTTGATTTGTTCTAAAATGGAAGGTTTTCCAAATCGAGATATAGATTCTTCGGATCCATCAGGAAATATCATTCGTGCCATAGTTCCTGTTGTTTTTGCAAAAACAGACATTCCTGTAGAGGAAAGCCCTGCTCGTATGAGCCTTGTTACACTTGATTTCCCTCTTGTACCGTTGACATGGATTCGGTGTTTGAACTTTTTTAAAGTGCGAGTGTGTAGAAAGTATTCAATAGTATAATAAAGTAACAATATGAGGATAATTATGAAAAAAAGGAAGGCATTCGGTTTCATCTGAAATTTTCTTGATGATACATTTCCTTCAAGGGAATGTCATTTGATTGTAACTCAAAACTGAGAAGATACACGTAGTTTTCTATGAGCATACGTTACAAATTCTTATTAATACTGAGTGTGAGTCAAATTCTTCTTGTAATTGCTCTCACCACTAGTTTTGCCTACCTTCTCCAATCGGTTAAAAATATCCCTCAAACACAAAGGGCCGAGGATCTTTCGCGAAATTTTCAAAGGGAATTGGAATTTAAAGAAGAAAAACTACGTTTGTTATTAGAAGAAATCACTTTTAATTCTCAGACTCGTGGAATTTTAGAAAGGGGTCTTGCAGATCGTTCGGTTTTGTCGAAGGAACTTCCTTATCTACAACAAATTCTAAAAAGATATGGTCTTTCTATTTTTGAAATTGGAGACAATCAAGGAAAGGTTTTGTTTCGTGTGCATCGTCCTAAAGATTTTGGAGATGATAAAAAAAACCAACCCATCATTCGAAATGCGCTGAATGGACAATCTACAGCAGCTTTGGAAGACGGGCATAGTGGACTTGGTTTTCGATTGGCAGCTCCCCTTTTTGGAAGAGGAACACTTCTTATTGGCCAAGTAGTTGATGATAATTTTACAAAAACAATTTCAAAAGACAACCGAATTCATTTAGCAATTTTTCAAGAAGGAAAAGTAAAAACAGTCGGATCAGATATGATTCGTTTGGTGATGAATGAAAAACCTGAATTGCTTATGGAAGAACAAAGATTTCATTTTCAAAACAAACCATATTATATGGTGAAAATTCCTTATGTTGGAAGTTCTCAATCGGTAAAACATTTAGTATTTCACGTGATGATTGATGAAAACGAAGTAGAATCCAAAACTTGGAAAATTTGGTCGTTTTTTGTTATCGCATCACTTGTGTTGTGTGGTGTTATTTTCCTCATTTCATTTTTGTTCTCTCGAGATATGGTAGAAGCAATCAAACTACTCACAACTGCCATGGTGGATTTAGACCAGTGGAAACCGGAAACTTTGCCAACTCATAGAAGTGATGAGATCGGGCAAATGGGAAGAGTTTTTGTGGAAATGAAAGAGGAATTGGCGGAACACCAAAATCATTTAGAAGAAATGGTGGACCAACGAACCAGAGAATTAAACGAAACTTTGTCGGAGATGCAAAAACTCCAGGACAAACAAGATGGAGATTATTTTTTAACATCTTTGCTCATCAAACCTTTACGCGGTTCATTTGCTAAATCAGAAACCGTTTCGATCAAAATCTTTGAACGGCAAATGAAACAATTTAAGTTCAGAAACAAACAATCTGAGATTGGTGGAGACCTTTCCGTATCTGATTCTATTTATTTGATGGGGAAAAAATACACAGTATTTTTGAACGCGGATGCCATGGGTAAGTCCATCCAAGGTGCCGGTGGTGCGCTGGTGATGGGAACAGTTTTTAAATCCATCATCACTAGAACACAAAAGTTACGTTATATGCAAGATAGACATCCTGAACGTTGGTTAAAGGAATGTTTTCAAGAGGTTCATAACGTTTTTATTAGTTTTGATGGACATATGCTTATATCCGCAATACTCGGGTTAGTTGATGAGGAAACGGGGACATTATACTATATCAATGCAGAACATCCTTGGATTGTATTATACCGAGATGGAAATGCAAGTTTTCTCGAAAATGAACATTCACTGAGAAAGATTGGATTCACTGAAATGAGCGGTGATGAAGTGGTGATTCAAATATATCCGCTTCGTCCTGGTGATGTGCTCATTTTGGGATCAGATGGGCGTGATGATTTGTTTGTTGGACAATCTGGCGGGAATCGAGTTATCAATGATGATGAAACTGTTTTTTTAAGGCATGTCAAGGAAGGTAGCGGAGATCTAAATGAAATTTGTAAAGTAATGTCGTTATTTGGTGATTTAACAGATGACTTAAGTTTGATGAGAATTGCATTTTTAGAAGAAGTTGCCTATGCGGCTAAAGAATCTACAAAAACAAATGTCTATTATCAAATGTTGGGTGAGGGGATTCAATCGTATCGTGATAAAGAATGGAACAATGCTATTTTTGCTTTAGAACTTGCTTTGGAATCCGAACCAGATGATCTCTATTGTTTGAGAGAGTTGTCCAAGTTGTATATGAAATCCAAGGACTATGAAAAGGCGATTGAACTTGCGAATCGTTACTTACAGTTAAATCCTGGAGATACTGACTTTTTGTTTTATATTGCTTACGCTCACAAACAAAGAAGAGACTTTGTGTTAGCGACAGACTTTGCAGAAAGACTTCGTTTTAGAGATCCGAAAAATTTTAATAACCTTCTTCTACTTGCTGAAATTCTAATGCACAGAAGAGATATCGAACGTTCGAAAGAGGTTTTATTGGCTTTGCAAGAAATGGCACCCGAAAACCCAAAACTTCTTAAACTAAAAAACTTTTGGAAAAAAATGGTAGCTACTTCTGTAACTTAAGTTATTTGAAAGAATTGATTGCTTCTTCTGTACTCTCAAAAATTTGAATTACGGAAGAAATTTTAGAAATGCGGAAAATTTGACGGATTGTTTTGGAAACATTTACAATTCGTAAACCGCCACCTAACTCCGACAATTTATCGTTGAGTGACATGATGAGTCCAAATCCAGAAGAGTCAATAAAACTGACTCCTTCTAAATCAAAGATAAATCGATGTTCTTCTTGGGATGCAGATTCTTTGATTCGTTCTTTGAGTATGCCGGCATTTAACATATCTAAGTTGCCGAATAATTTCAGAACAACAATGCCGTCGAATTTAGATTCTGTATATTCCATTGAACCGCTTTGAGAATAGCTAATTTTTGGATTTGGTCAATAGATTAATTGACGAACTTATCCCATTTTTCTTCCACCGAAATGGATCTGAGGATTCGCCAAATCAGTTTAGAACCGTTTTCCGAATTGGTCATAATGACCACTCCATATCCTTTTTCTGTGTTGAAAAGGGCAAGCGACTTATGTCCCTTTGTATGGCCGCCATGAAAGAAATATTCTGTTTTGCCAGTGCGATTTAAGAAAAACCCATGCGCGACAAGGGCATGCACCGTGAGGTTTGCTGCACTCATTTTGGGTGAGAGCAAATATTCGGCCGATTCTTTAGAGAGAAAGTTTGATTTTCCTTGTTTTGCCCTCGCCACTTCATGAAATAACAATCCCACTTCTTCAGGTGTTGTCCAAAGCCCGCCGGAGGAAAGTTCAGGAGTGACAAAGGATTTTTGAGGGAGTAGGTTTCCTTGTTCATCGTAACCGTCACAACGATCATCTTCGGCTGTTAGATTTTGTCGGAATGTACTTCTTGTCATTTGTAAGGGTTGGAAAACAACTTCAGACATTAGGTTTTGAAAAGATTTTCCCGTTCGTTCGGCTAAGATTTCTTGTACGATGCTGTATCCACCACCGGAGTATCGAGATTTACTTCCTGGTTTGTAATATAATTTTAAACCATTTCCTTTTGTGGTATAAGTGTCTTTTAATTCGCGTAAATGTTTCTTTCCTGAATTAATGGGATCATCCCAATTTCCTTTTTCCGTTAACCCACTTGTGTGAGATAATAATAAATCAAGATTAACAACGGATCTTCTTTTCCCTTTAGGAACGGACACTTTGTACTGCTTTAGTTTTCCAATCCAATTGGAATATAAATCAAGTTGACCAGATTCAACTAATCGAAGTGTTGCGGTTGCTGTCATTGTTTTAGAGAGAGAACCTGCTCGAAAAAGAGTATGTTGTGTTTTTGTTCCATACATCTTTTTCCAACTTAATCCCCCATTTCTAAAAACGGCAATCCCGAGGGAAGGAACCTTCTCGATTTTCATTAAATCTTCTATATATACTTCGTTTGGAAGATTGGTCTTTTTTTTAAGATTTAATTTTTTAGCATCAAAAATGATTTCTGTTAAAATTGATTTTATCGAAGATAAATCACCTTTGCTGTTTCCGAAAGGACTTACAATTGTGATAAAAATTCTACTCTTTAAGTCATGATAAATAAAGTTAGAAATTCCCTTTTCTTTACCATAAGTCCAATAAAAATAATCTCCAACAAAAGCCCCTTCACCGAAAGCGATCGGGTCTTCCGATATGGAATCGGATAATATAGTTTTTTTGATGAATGTATCTCTAGATACTTTTGAGATTAGTTTTGGTTTTTTAAGTTCCAGGCTAAAAATTACCAAATCTTCTGGTGTAGAATAAATTCCACTATTCCCAATTAAAACTTCCGTAGTATCAACGTTTGTATTTTGGAAACCTAACGGATCAAAAATTTTTTCTTTTAGATAATGCGAATATGAAGAACCCGAAACCTTTTCTATTATATAGGATAATAAAAGATAATCTAGACGACTGTATTTCCAATACTCTCCTGAAGGAAAGACAGGTTTTAGTTTAGATTCTAAAAAATGTCGTTTGATATCATCACGTTTTAGATGAGGTTTCTCTGTATCAAAATTTGGTAAAAATTCGATGATTTTTGGTAATCCGGATGTGTGGCGTAACAAATGTCCAATTGTAATTTTGGAATAAGGGAACCACTTAAGATGTTTTGATACAGGATCAGACAAAGATATTTTTTTTTCTTCTTCTAACATATGAATTGCATAAGAAGTGAAAATCTTTGTAGATTCACCTAACGGGAAATTGTGCTTTTTATAAAGTTGTGAGTTTTTCTTTTTTTTATTTGTTAGAATGGATTCTCTGAATAAAATATTATCATCCTGAGAAATGAGGACAACACCTTGAAATCCTTCTTGTTTGATTCTTTTTCGAAGTTTTTCTTTGGTTTCTTCTGAAAAAGAGCCAATTTCGGATTCTCCACAGTTAGTCAAAAATAAACTGAAAAGAAGACAAATGAAAATCCGAAATTGCATTTTGAAATTAGTCTCTATTAATTAGACTTGGATGGTATCCTTCTGGTGCTTCAAATCCTAAAAGATCCATCATAGTTGCCGCAACATTTGCCAGCCCTTTTTCCTTTAAGTTTTGATTGAGTTGAATTTTTCCAGATGGATCATAGAGTACAAATTGTACAGGATTTAG includes these proteins:
- the pgsB gene encoding poly-gamma-glutamate synthase PgsB; translation: MKPNAFLFFIIILILLLYYTIEYFLHTRTLKKFKHRIHVNGTRGKSSVTRLIRAGLSSTGMSVFAKTTGTMARMIFPDGSEESISRFGKPSILEQIKILKKANQKGAEIVVLECMALEPRYQWASEGQILKSDIGVITNIREDHLEVMGPNLLDVAKSLLSACPVNGTLVTGATEFESLVLDVCLDRNSKAIITKDESLQNITDEEMSKFSYWEHKENVNVALTVCKLLGVNRNQALESMWKVNPDPGALSVSPIHFFGKEFLYVNAMAANDPNSTKYIWSSVIERYPQYNKRYILFHTREDRPERSRQLTKEFANWEGYDAIILIGSSTSLAFKYLKTYSQKDIPIFVWEHLSLDGIFESLLSILPKQSLVFGIGNIVGLGMDLSLYLKNRSEQTNE
- a CDS encoding serine hydrolase domain-containing protein, with amino-acid sequence MQFRIFICLLFSLFLTNCGESEIGSFSEETKEKLRKRIKQEGFQGVVLISQDDNILFRESILTNKKKKNSQLYKKHNFPLGESTKIFTSYAIHMLEEEKKISLSDPVSKHLKWFPYSKITIGHLLRHTSGLPKIIEFLPNFDTEKPHLKRDDIKRHFLESKLKPVFPSGEYWKYSRLDYLLLSYIIEKVSGSSYSHYLKEKIFDPLGFQNTNVDTTEVLIGNSGIYSTPEDLVIFSLELKKPKLISKVSRDTFIKKTILSDSISEDPIAFGEGAFVGDYFYWTYGKEKGISNFIYHDLKSRIFITIVSPFGNSKGDLSSIKSILTEIIFDAKKLNLKKKTNLPNEVYIEDLMKIEKVPSLGIAVFRNGGLSWKKMYGTKTQHTLFRAGSLSKTMTATATLRLVESGQLDLYSNWIGKLKQYKVSVPKGKRRSVVNLDLLLSHTSGLTEKGNWDDPINSGKKHLRELKDTYTTKGNGLKLYYKPGSKSRYSGGGYSIVQEILAERTGKSFQNLMSEVVFQPLQMTRSTFRQNLTAEDDRCDGYDEQGNLLPQKSFVTPELSSGGLWTTPEEVGLLFHEVARAKQGKSNFLSKESAEYLLSPKMSAANLTVHALVAHGFFLNRTGKTEYFFHGGHTKGHKSLALFNTEKGYGVVIMTNSENGSKLIWRILRSISVEEKWDKFVN
- the pgsW gene encoding poly-gamma-glutamate system protein, which encodes MTKIYWSPWKHSRIALFLLAVLGVLGLLLIETCKVKKEQSYFKKKLHAAKLAERGFQILKPELLKHKKPDYKELDPTNSGLIGDFLTPVTSNSGSLSAKQTSINPNFAAIMIQLLKKAKLEEGDTVAVAISGSFPAINICLFAALDTLKLKPIIISSASASQFGANHPQMLWLDMERELVESGIFSFKSSYASLGGIQDKAMGISKEGKELLGRALERNKTKLLDPIHFDDSIEKRMKLYEELAVGKPIKLFVNVGGGTTILGTNLGKQVFKNGLITGLPEEVHIPNSVIKSFLEKEIPVINFIQVESLARKFGLPQTPKKVPKPGEGKVFYSEEYSPILYLSVFLFLLVGLYGVTKLGWGENEEDRHLPKSLRAR
- the pgsC gene encoding poly-gamma-glutamate biosynthesis protein PgsC translates to MNEILPLSIGLSLVVSLVFSELFGILGTGLVVPGYLALSFHHPKDIALTFLIAFLSYLCVEILSNFLLIFGKRKVVFILLFGYFFGYLLNYQVLPDLDITYLSEVRGIGFIIPGLIAIWYERQGVLETTSVLILASIFVKILLIFLLGTELETL
- a CDS encoding STAS domain-containing protein, with the translated sequence MEYTESKFDGIVVLKLFGNLDMLNAGILKERIKESASQEEHRFIFDLEGVSFIDSSGFGLIMSLNDKLSELGGGLRIVNVSKTIRQIFRISKISSVIQIFESTEEAINSFK
- a CDS encoding SpoIIE family protein phosphatase, whose protein sequence is MSIRYKFLLILSVSQILLVIALTTSFAYLLQSVKNIPQTQRAEDLSRNFQRELEFKEEKLRLLLEEITFNSQTRGILERGLADRSVLSKELPYLQQILKRYGLSIFEIGDNQGKVLFRVHRPKDFGDDKKNQPIIRNALNGQSTAALEDGHSGLGFRLAAPLFGRGTLLIGQVVDDNFTKTISKDNRIHLAIFQEGKVKTVGSDMIRLVMNEKPELLMEEQRFHFQNKPYYMVKIPYVGSSQSVKHLVFHVMIDENEVESKTWKIWSFFVIASLVLCGVIFLISFLFSRDMVEAIKLLTTAMVDLDQWKPETLPTHRSDEIGQMGRVFVEMKEELAEHQNHLEEMVDQRTRELNETLSEMQKLQDKQDGDYFLTSLLIKPLRGSFAKSETVSIKIFERQMKQFKFRNKQSEIGGDLSVSDSIYLMGKKYTVFLNADAMGKSIQGAGGALVMGTVFKSIITRTQKLRYMQDRHPERWLKECFQEVHNVFISFDGHMLISAILGLVDEETGTLYYINAEHPWIVLYRDGNASFLENEHSLRKIGFTEMSGDEVVIQIYPLRPGDVLILGSDGRDDLFVGQSGGNRVINDDETVFLRHVKEGSGDLNEICKVMSLFGDLTDDLSLMRIAFLEEVAYAAKESTKTNVYYQMLGEGIQSYRDKEWNNAIFALELALESEPDDLYCLRELSKLYMKSKDYEKAIELANRYLQLNPGDTDFLFYIAYAHKQRRDFVLATDFAERLRFRDPKNFNNLLLLAEILMHRRDIERSKEVLLALQEMAPENPKLLKLKNFWKKMVATSVT